The Pseudanabaena sp. PCC 6802 genomic interval GTCCAGTCAATCCAATATGGAGTGCCAGATTTTTTCTTAGCTGTCGGTAAACTAGGGACATATTCCAAGCTCAAACGAACTGTTTGGGGAATTTGCGCTAGATCCCTAGAGACAGTTTCTAAAACATTCATTGAAAAAATAAGGTGTAGTCTGCCTGCCAATTTCATTTAGCAGAAACGGGACAAAAATCAGGACAAGGAAGCACCAACCCATTCAGCTAGATGCAATTAGATACAGATAGATACAGAGTGCATCTCAAGTTTGCAGGTTCATAACCCCACCTATCCTCCCCTTACCACGGGGAGGTGACGGAGTCGGAGGGGTAATTGCAAGACCAGGATGATTCCTAGATACCATTAAGGAAGAGTTGCACGGATAAGTGAGGGCTATTGCCTGCTAGAGCAGTAGCTTTGTTGTATGATAGCCCATCGCATCGTACAACTCCTCTCAAAGACTTCAGACCGTATTTAGAAATACGATCTATATCTAAACTTTATCTCATCCATCCACCATCATCATCCTCATTGCCATACTCAGGCGAGCAAAGTCTCCATATGCGCCTGTATTCATGGCTTGAGTCATTGCCGCAACGGAACCCAATTTAGAAATTTTGATGGCTGAATAAGTCTTTTTGTTGTTTTTGCCAATCATAGAATTAACTCCTTACTTGTTTAGATAATTGAGAGTTACATGCTTGAGCCAAATTTAAGTGCAACTTTCGCTGCGAGCAAACCAAATATCTTAGAAAAACATTTCGATGTGCTCGGGGGAGGCTTTGAAACTCGCACTACGGAATTTTAGCATGTTAATGAAAATACTAGACTAACCCGAGCATTGGAAAAGTTCCCTACGAGCTTCTAAAAATACATGCCCCAACTCTACAAGCAACATAGCTACATAGAAGTTATGCATTGACGAACATAGCGATCGCTAACTTTTTGATACCAATTAACAAAGGCCAAAAGGTAATATAGCTGATTAGCAGTGTTATTTTGGTAAGGCTCTCCCGGACAATATGCCTCAGAGTATCCCTGACGATAACGATCGAGATAAATTTTCAATTGCTCGACATTAACGATTTGCCGCAGTAAAGGAATATCTCGTATTTGCCCTAAAAGTTCCAAGGCTTGATGTCCTTTACCAAGTCCAGCGTATTTTAGGGGATCGAAATAGTTTTCTTTGGAGCGCCACAGGATATCCTGTGGCAGTTTAGTTTGATTGGCTTGACGGAGAAATATTTTTTCGTGCATGGAGTCATACTGGAGAGCAGGGGGCAGAGCGATCGCAAACTCTACTAATCGGCGATCTAGTAGAGGTGAAGTATATTGCAACTGATGTGCAGCGCTCATTAATTTGTAAACCTGACCCATACCAACAGCCCCAGCAGAGTCGATTCCCCACATAATCATCCGCCACTGGTCTGAGGATAGCGTACTTTCATAATATTGCTGGATGGCTAGCCGTGTCTGCATTGTTTGGGCATAGGCTGGTGCAATCCAGACAGGTAAGGGATTAGACAGGCGTTGCCTTCTCGCAAACCATGGCGCGCGCAAAAATCTGGGCAGTCGAGGCAGTACGAATTCTCGCCAAACTGCTGAGTGCCAGCGCCCTTCGGTTTTCAGGATATGGAGTACTTTTCGGCAGCAACCAGCTCGTGCTAAGTCTGACAAGCTCGTATAAAATAGTTCGTCCCCCCCTTCCCCATCAAAAACCAATCCAAATCCTTGCCTTTGGATTTGCTCCATCAGGCTAATATTCATCGCCAGCGTGTAGCTTACTAAGGGATCGTCAGTAACTGGTAAGCTGTGCCAGGGTTCGCTCAAAGACCAGGCGCGATCGCTATTGACTGGATGCCACCTTACCTGGGGATATTGCTGTAAAAAAGATTGAATTGGTTGGCGCTCGTCAAATTCTGGAAAAATATCGGTCACGGTTGAGAATGCATCTACCACTGGCAAGTGATTTAGTAAGGAAATCGTAACTGTAGTCGAGTCCAGCCCGCCACTGAGCGTACTGCAAATCGATCGACAACTGCGCAAACGATCTTTGGTAGCTCGATCCAATATATGCCAAAGCTCCTCGTAGTATATCTCTGGCGATCTCCGTGAGTTGTAGGATGCAGATATGGCCAATCGTGCAATTTGTCGCTGTTGCAGTTGCCCGGATTGGAGCACTAGCGCGAACCCCGGTCGCAGGCGCGCGATCGCGGCAAAAGGGGTGATGCCAGGCGGATGTGCCCACAAG includes:
- a CDS encoding asparagine synthetase B family protein, which translates into the protein MSGILGVWNSQKPTPWQNMLDDLHVLGQDGQGDWHDTKVCLSLGCNQFFDTPESCHEAPVVEFLGCVLVWDGRLDARELLLADLPSSTTDAQLLIASYRRWGIDCLKYLIGEFAFILWDAFGDLLLVGCDPVGGRTLAYYWDGKTLLLSSRVVTLLLHPQVSKALDELYLAHTICNLWAHPPGITPFAAIARLRPGFALVLQSGQLQQRQIARLAISASYNSRRSPEIYYEELWHILDRATKDRLRSCRSICSTLSGGLDSTTVTISLLNHLPVVDAFSTVTDIFPEFDERQPIQSFLQQYPQVRWHPVNSDRAWSLSEPWHSLPVTDDPLVSYTLAMNISLMEQIQRQGFGLVFDGEGGDELFYTSLSDLARAGCCRKVLHILKTEGRWHSAVWREFVLPRLPRFLRAPWFARRQRLSNPLPVWIAPAYAQTMQTRLAIQQYYESTLSSDQWRMIMWGIDSAGAVGMGQVYKLMSAAHQLQYTSPLLDRRLVEFAIALPPALQYDSMHEKIFLRQANQTKLPQDILWRSKENYFDPLKYAGLGKGHQALELLGQIRDIPLLRQIVNVEQLKIYLDRYRQGYSEAYCPGEPYQNNTANQLYYLLAFVNWYQKVSDRYVRQCITSM